Proteins co-encoded in one Desulfatiglans sp. genomic window:
- a CDS encoding DUF3795 domain-containing protein: MREIKEDVNLVAYCGLYCGACRQYLREKCPGCVESMKLGWCKLRACCKERNYRSCAKCADFMDVNECGKFNNIISKIFAFIFRSNRKACINQIREKGIKGHTEIMYRLNKPSLPV; encoded by the coding sequence ATGAGGGAAATAAAAGAAGATGTAAACCTTGTGGCATATTGCGGGCTATACTGTGGCGCTTGCAGGCAGTATCTCAGGGAAAAATGCCCCGGTTGTGTTGAAAGCATGAAGCTGGGCTGGTGCAAACTGCGCGCCTGCTGCAAGGAAAGGAACTACAGGTCATGTGCTAAGTGTGCTGATTTTATGGATGTCAATGAGTGCGGGAAGTTCAATAATATTATTTCAAAGATTTTTGCTTTTATTTTTCGTTCAAACAGAAAGGCATGCATTAACCAGATAAGGGAAAAGGGTATCAAGGGGCATACAGAGATCATGTACCGTCTCAACAAACCCTCTTTGCCGGTTTAA